Proteins co-encoded in one Vicia villosa cultivar HV-30 ecotype Madison, WI unplaced genomic scaffold, Vvil1.0 ctg.000121F_1_1, whole genome shotgun sequence genomic window:
- the LOC131624423 gene encoding secreted RxLR effector protein 78-like, producing the protein MDGVLLVNEILDWARRKKRSCLLLKEDFEKAYDSVSWQYLRETLLRMGFGSRWMKWMDACIFNNHISVLVNGSATKEFKVQRGLRQGDPLSPFLFVLAMEGLTALVKKSVEVGNFKPFMYGETDSVDILQFADDTIILGEASCDNI; encoded by the coding sequence ATGGATGGTGTTCTTTTGGTCAATGAAATTTTAGATTGGGCGAGGAGGAAGAAAAGAAGTTGTCTCCTTCTCAAGGAGGACTTTGAAAAGGCGTATGATTCCGTATCTTGGCAATACCTTAGAGAAACTTTGTTGAGGATGGGTTTTGGCTCTAggtggatgaagtggatggatgCTTGTATTTTTAACAATCATATTTCCGTGTTGGTTAATGGAAGCGCTACTAAAGAGTTTAAGGTGCAAAGAGGATTAAGACAAGGAGATCCTTTGTCTCCATTTCTCTTTGTCCTTGCCATGGAAGGATTGACCGCtttagtgaagaagtcggtagAGGTGGGGAACTTCAAACCTTTTATGTACGGGGAGACCGATAGTGTGGACATtctacaatttgcggatgacactattATTCTCGGTGAAGCGTCTTGTGATAATATTTAG
- the LOC131624424 gene encoding uncharacterized protein LOC131624424, producing the protein MIIFSVNIRGGAKRVKRKRIGFNIQRGRVDVAFIQETKLRNVHHQYVKELWGDEWVEWSHLEAEGSAGGILIMWKKDLFNLIYSFRGDGYLCVCVEKDNKRIYFINIYASCDHKVRMNSWRKLVDLKRRSVVGSWCLGGDFNMVTSPEERVGISKKNYKREMDDFKDFIKEMELVDPPTIGGKFTWSNKCGSAMSRLDRFLLTPSFIDDWKVEGQTIGGRDVSDHAPIWIRDNKRNWGPKPFRFNNLWFSHKDFFSFVEREWNSLEVKGRGDYCLVEKMKALKLKLSLWNKEVFGWIDLNIEEAEKEMHFLDNTF; encoded by the coding sequence ATGATCATTTTCTCTGTAAACATTAGAGGAGGAGCTAAGAGGGTGAAGAGGAAGAGAATTGGTTTTAATATTCAGAGAGGTAGGGTGGATGTAGCTTTTATTCAAGAAACCAAGTTGAGGAATGTCCATCATCAATATGTTAAGGAGTTGTGGGGTGATGAGTGGGTGGAGTGGTCTCACTTAGAGGCCGAAGGGTCGGCGGGAGGTATTCTTATTATGTGGAAGAAAGATTTGTTCAATCTCATTTACAGTTTTCGTGGAGATGGTTATTTATGTGTGTGTGTGGAAAAGGATAACAAAAGAATATATTTCATCAACATCTATGCTTCTTGTGATCATAAGGTCAGAATGAACTCATGGAGGAAGCTTGTGGATTTGAAGAGGAGGAGTGTTGTTGGCTCTTGGTGTTTAGGAGGGGACTTCAATATGGTTACATCTCCGGAGGAGAGAGTAGGTATTTCGAAGAAGAATTATAAAAGGGAGATGGACGACTTTAAAGATTtcattaaagagatggagttggtGGATCCACCCACGATTGGAGGGAAGTTTACTTGGTCTAATAAGTGTGGTAGCGCGATGAGTAGATTGGATAGATTCTTGTTGACCCCTTCCTTCATTGATGATTGGAAGGTTGAAGGACAAACTATAGGAGGAAGAGATGTGTCGGATCATGCTCCCATTTGGATTCGAGACAACAAAAGGAATTGGGGACCCAAACCTTTTAGATTCAATAATCTTTGGTTTAGTCACAAGGACTTTTTCTCTTTTGTGGAGAGGGAGTGGAACTCTTTGGAGGTGAAGGGTAGGGGGGACTATTGTCTTGTTGAAAAAATGAAGGCTCTAAAACTCAAATTGTCTTTATGGAATAAGGAGGTGTTTGGATGGATTGATCTTAATATAGAGGAGGCGGAGAAAGAGATGCATTTTTTAGATAACACGTTTTGA